The genomic DNA CACAAAGCCTCCAGATCACGGATATACAACTGATAATTATAGCATTTTACATCTTAAATCGGCTAAAATCGGCGTTTATAAGCGCGATTTGCGTCATAAAACGGCAGCTCCGAATCCTCGCCGTATGCTAATACGGCTCCGGTATCGGAGCCACCGCTTTATTTAGCAACTCGCACTTCTAAACGCCGATTTTATCTTCGAATGAGTAAAAGGTTCGCTGGCCGCCTCAATTATGGAATTTTTTTTAAAGCGCAGCCACTATTTATTCTACGGCACTTCTTCGCGCCGATTTTACTGTTGTTATGCGAAATTTGATTTTAATGCTACATGAAGGCATTAGGTTGCCTCTGTTTTGTCATGCAGGGTTTGACCCTGCATGACAAAACTAGATCCCTATTTATCTCTTTTTCCAACCCGAAGAAAATCGACGTTTATAAGCAGAGAACCAAAACGCTGATTCTGCGTTTTGTGTGAATCGCTTAGTTTGTTCATCAGACGTGCAGATGACGACGCGAAATAAGGCCGGAAAACCGCAGGCGCACTTTGGTGCGTCGATCGCAAGGCAATGTCCCCGCCACAGGGCGGGGACATTTTCAAATTATCCATATTGCCGCAGCATGCGAATGCGTCTGCCGCAGGATGCCAGAGCCCAAAGTTATGACGCAAATCGTGCTTATAAACGCCGATTTATTGGTGACGATAAAGAAGAACAGAACACTTGGCCTGGTTGACGACCTTCAGCGCGGTGCTGCCGAGGATCATGCGTTCCAACGTCGTGTAGCCCTTGTTTCCGATTACGATGATGTCATAGCCGTCACTGTCGGCGACGCGGATGATCTCGCTTCCGGGGTTGTCCGCCACGTTCACGCGGACGCCGCATTTATGCCCGTCGGGCAGCGCGCCGTATTTTTCTTTGATCTCATCAACCAGCGTATTGATCTCTTTGGCCGCCGCCTCTTTGACCTTTTCTTCTGTGCTGTGGGCCTCTGGGGTGATGTAAAAGTGCATATTGTAGCCCTCGAGCGGCGTAGCCATCGCGGGGACTATGTGGAGAAAGGTGACGTCCGCTCCCAGCTGCTGCGCGTAACGGTAACCGTTGAAGGCCGCCTCGCGTCCGACGGGGCTGAAATCCACTGCGATCAACATTTTCATAATAGTTGTTCCCTCCTCTGTCTTATTTTTGCATTTCTATTATAATCTCTAGTTGTACGTTGTACAGATTAATCAATATTATCAATAAAATTGACGGAGGCTTGGTCAGTTGAAATACATATTCGACGTTGCGTTTCTTCCCTCTGAAGTTCTTAAGGATCATGATGTACGGATAGTGGTGGATCTCCTGCGCGCGACCACCCAGATCACCACCTTTTTCGACGGCGGCGGCAGCGTGCTCGTCCCGCTGAGGGAGGTCGAGGCGGCCTTTGAGATGAAGGAGCGGCTCGGCGGAGACTGGAAGATCATGGGAGAGCGCGGCGGCCTGCCCGCGCCGGGCTTCGATTTTGGCAATTCGCCGCTGGAGCTGCTGGAGGCCGGCGTGCCGGAATTTGCGATCATCACCACCTCAAACGGCACGCGCGCGCTGATGCGCGCCTCCGAGGGCTGCGGGCGCGTACTCGCGGGCTGCGCGCGCAACGCGGAGGCGGTCTGCTGGGACGCCATCTGTTCGGGGAATAATGTCGGGATAATCTGTGCCGGGCGCAACGGCGAATTTTCGCTCGAGGATACGGTCTGCGCGGGAATGCTGGTGGAGAAGCTGCTGGCCCTAGCCCCCGCGAACGGTGCGGAGGAGATGGAGCTCACCGACGGCGCGATGTCGGCTATGGCGCTCTGGCACCATTTCGGACCCGATATCACGGCGGTCTGTCAGGAATCGATGCACGGGAAGATTCTCTCGGGGCTTGGCTTTGACAACGACTTGTTTTTCTGCGGCGAGGTCGACTCGAGCTCCACGGTGCCGGTATTAAAAGATGTCGATGGCGTGCCCGCGCTGGTCGGCAGATAGGAGCTGTTATTATGGATGAAATTATGGCGCGACCCTTCAATTTTCGTATGCCGCGCGAGGTTATCTTTGAGGCGGGCTGTTCCGCGCTGGCAGCCTCGAAGGCGGCGGCCTTAGGCGCGAAGCGTCCCGTCTTTGTGACGGGACGCAGTATGGCGGAGAGCGCGGAGCTGGCCCGGCTGCTTGACGGGGCGAAGGCCGCGGGTATGGAACCGCTGCACTGGAGCGAGGTAGAGCCGGAGCCGCCCGTCGAGCTCCTTTACAGGGCGGCGGCGGATATCAGTGACTTTGGCGGGGACTGTCTCATCGCCTTCGGCGGCGGCAGTTCGATGGATTTTGCCAAGATGGCGGCGGTGCTCGCGAAGTATCCCGCGATAAGGGTGGATGAGATGGTCGGTTCGGAAAAGGTGCCAGCGCGCGGTCTGCCGACGGTGATGATTCCGACGACGGCGGGCAGCGGTTCGGAGGTCTCGGCGGTCGCCGTCTTCTCTTTCCCCGAGGATAAGATGAAAAAGGGCGTCGCGGGCGGCAATATGGTCGCCGACATCGCGCTCGTCGATCCGCTGCTGACTCTCGGCCTGCCGGCCCATATCACCGCCGCCGCGGGGATGGACGCGCTGGTGCACGCCGTTGAGTCGTATCTTTCGCTGGGCACGAACCGGCTGACGCAGGATCTGGCCCTCGCCGCGATAAGGAAGATCGTTCCCAATCTCGCCCTCTGCGTGCGCGAGCCCGGCAATGTCGGGGCGCGCACCGCGCAGGCCTACGGCAGCCTCACGGCGGGAATGGCCTTTGCGATGTCCGGCACCGCCGGCGTCCACGCGATGGCCTATCCGCTCGGCGGCGAGTTCCATGTGCCGCACGGCGAAGCGAATACGGCGATGCTGCGCTGGGTGATGGAGTATAACCTTGAGGGCTGCCAGGAGCGGTTTGTGCCGATCGCGGAGGCGATGGGGATAAGGACGGAGGGCATGAGCCCGGAACGCGCCGCTTCGGCGGCTCTCGACGCGATGATCGCGCTCGGCGAGGAGTGCGGCGTAAAGACGCGTCTGCGCGACTTCGGCATCCCCAAGGAGGCCTGCTCCCGGATGGCCCCTGCGGCGATAAAGGAGAAGCGGCTTATCGGCAACAATCCGCGCAGGCTGACGGAAGAGGCGGTAAGAAAGATAT from Cloacibacillus sp. includes the following:
- a CDS encoding universal stress protein — encoded protein: MKMLIAVDFSPVGREAAFNGYRYAQQLGADVTFLHIVPAMATPLEGYNMHFYITPEAHSTEEKVKEAAAKEINTLVDEIKEKYGALPDGHKCGVRVNVADNPGSEIIRVADSDGYDIIVIGNKGYTTLERMILGSTALKVVNQAKCSVLLYRHQ
- a CDS encoding 2-phosphosulfolactate phosphatase, which codes for MKYIFDVAFLPSEVLKDHDVRIVVDLLRATTQITTFFDGGGSVLVPLREVEAAFEMKERLGGDWKIMGERGGLPAPGFDFGNSPLELLEAGVPEFAIITTSNGTRALMRASEGCGRVLAGCARNAEAVCWDAICSGNNVGIICAGRNGEFSLEDTVCAGMLVEKLLALAPANGAEEMELTDGAMSAMALWHHFGPDITAVCQESMHGKILSGLGFDNDLFFCGEVDSSSTVPVLKDVDGVPALVGR
- a CDS encoding iron-containing alcohol dehydrogenase → MDEIMARPFNFRMPREVIFEAGCSALAASKAAALGAKRPVFVTGRSMAESAELARLLDGAKAAGMEPLHWSEVEPEPPVELLYRAAADISDFGGDCLIAFGGGSSMDFAKMAAVLAKYPAIRVDEMVGSEKVPARGLPTVMIPTTAGSGSEVSAVAVFSFPEDKMKKGVAGGNMVADIALVDPLLTLGLPAHITAAAGMDALVHAVESYLSLGTNRLTQDLALAAIRKIVPNLALCVREPGNVGARTAQAYGSLTAGMAFAMSGTAGVHAMAYPLGGEFHVPHGEANTAMLRWVMEYNLEGCQERFVPIAEAMGIRTEGMSPERAASAALDAMIALGEECGVKTRLRDFGIPKEACSRMAPAAIKEKRLIGNNPRRLTEEAVRKIYERAW